The genomic window GGCTACACCTCCTCGCTGGCCGCCGCCGCCCTCCAGGAGCTCGGCCTGTACCGGGCCACCGATGTGGCCGGCGGGTTCGCCGCCTGGCGCATCGCCGGGCTGCCCACCCTCGGTCCCACCCCGCCGCACCGCCCCACGTCCGCCGCGCCCCCGGTCACCGCCGGCCGGGCACCCCGCTGACCGTCGCGCCGTACCTCGGCGTGGCGGGCGCGACCGCCAGCTCAGGAGGCCCCATGTCCGTCGTCGCCATCTCCCCGCGTCCACACCGGCCCGGCCGTACCGACTGGGCCGCGCCGCCCCGGCCCCGCACCGAGCCGACCCTGACCATCACCCTCGAGATCGCCGCCGGTGCGCTGACGCCCGGCCTGGCCCGGCTGGTCGATCTGCTCGGCGAGCTGGCCGAGACGGGCGAGGGGGTGCTCCACCACGAGACCTCGGGCCCCGCCCTCGCCGGCCGGCCGCGCGCCGCTGTCCCGATCGGCCCGCCGACGCACCCCGCCCTGGTCGCCGGGCCGCCGGCCCCGCAGGCCGGTCCGGACCCGGTACGGATCCTGGCCGGCTCCCGGATCGTCCGCCAGGGTCCGCGGGAGATCCCGCTGACCCGGATCGAGTACGACCTGCTGCTCTTCCTCGCCGAGCACCCGCGTCGGGTCTTCACCCGCCGGCAGCTGCTCGCCGGCGTCTGGGGCTACGAGCACGCGGTGGCGCGCACCGTGGACGTGCACGTCCGCCGGCTGCGCGCCAAGCTCGGCGCCGACACCCCGCTGGTGACCACGGTGTACGGCGTGGGCTACCGGCTCGCCGACGAGGCCCGCGTCGAGGTGGACCGGGAGCGCTGAGCCGACGGGCGGACCCCTCGCCGCGCCGGTGCCCGGGGTCGGATCCGCCGCCCCGGGCGCCCGGCGTCCGCGCGTTCTCCTCGCCGCGTGAGCAGCGGCCCCGCGACCCCACCGGCCAATGTGAACCGGCCGGGGACCCCCCTTAACGGGCCAACTCGACGACTCTGCTGTAATCATCCTGCCTCGCACGGAGAGCGAGCGGGTGGCTCCGATGTGTTCGTCAATTGTCACATTCATGCAACGTAGCCGCCCCTTGACCCTCGCACAGGCGCCGGGAAGCATCGATGAAGCGGCGTCCCGGGCCGTGGGGAGATACCCGGACCAGCCAAGGAGGACCATGTCGGTCAGCCCCGCCTCGTCGCGCGCCGGATGGCATACGTCCCAACCCGCGGTTCCCGGTCGTCCCCCCGGGGGCCAGCGCCGCCCCGCGAACACGGCCGCACCCGTGCTCACGGTGACCCTGTCCATCCCGCTCGCCTGCGAGGAGTCCCTGACCCCACCCGCGCGCCGGCTGCTGGAGGCCGCCCGGGAGATGCTGGAACGCGGTGACGCGGTCATCACCAGCGGCGCCGGCCCGGTGGAGCGGCGCGCCGACCCGGTGCCGGCCGGCCGGTCCCCGTCCCGCCCCCTCGCACCGACCATCCCGACCCTGCACATCCTGGCCGCCTCCCGCTCGGTGCTGCGCGACGGTGAGCCGCTGCCGCTGACCCGGCTGGAGTTCGACCTGCTGCTGCACCTGGTCGCCCACCCGCGCCGGGTCTTCACCCGGCTGCAGCTGCTCAACGCGGTCTGGGGGTACGAGCACGCCGGCGTCCGCACGGTGGACGTGCACGTCCGACGGCTGCGCGGCAAGGTCGGTGTGGACGTCCCCCTGGTCACCACCGTCTACGGCGTCGGCTACCGGCTCTCCGACGACGCCCGCGTCACCATCGACCGCACCGGCTGAGCCAGCCGGGTCCTTGGTCGGCCACCGGCCCGGCCGGGCACCATGGTCGGATGCGCGCCCGTCCGATCACGCCCGACAGACTCGTCGCCGAGCTGACCGACCGGCTCGCCGGCACCGCCGTGCCGGGCCGGCTCCGGGTGGCCGTCGACGGTCCGCCGGCGGCCGGCCCCGACGCGCTGGCCGCGGCCCTGGTCGACCCGCTGCGTGCCGCCGGGCGCCCGGTGCTGCACGTGCTCGCCGCCGACTTCCTCCGCCCCGCCTCGCTCCGGCTGGAACAGGGCCGCACCAACCCCGACGCCTACTACGAGGGCTGGGTCGACGAGACCGGGCTGCGCCGGGAGGTGCTCGACCCGGCGGGCGCGGACGGGTCGGGCCGGCTGCTCCCGTCGCTCTGGGACGCCGCCACCGACCGGGCCAGCCGGGCCGGGTACGTCGAGCTGCCCGCCGGTGGCGTAGTGCTGGTCAGCGGGGCGCTGCTGCTCGGCGGCGGGCTGCCCTTCGACATCACCGTGCACCTGGCGCTCTCCCCGGCCGCGCTGGCCCGGCGTACCGACCCGGAGCTGCGCTGGACGCTGCCCGCCTTCGCCCGGTACGCCGACGAGGTCGCTCCGGCCTCCTTCGCCGACGTGGTGGTCCGGGTCGACGACCCCCGCCACCCGGCCGTGGTCGAGCCCGGGGATGCCGGCTGAGCGGCCCGGCCGGCGAACCGGACGGCAGCGACGTCGACGGGCGAAAAAATCGGCGGTTTGATCCTTTCCGGCTGCGGGTAATCGCCCCGCTCACAGAGCACGGGTGATCTCACCCGGGCATCGACGGACAGGTCCGGGGCGTTACACCGCCCCGGAACCGATGTGAGGCCCCACGAAAGGCAGGCAGCGATGCTCGTCCACGACACGGTAGCCACGGGCCGGTCCCAGGCGGAGATCGACCAGATCCGGCAGTCCCTGCGGTCGCGCTACGACGAGCTGACCGCGGAGTACGACCAGGCCGTCCTGCAGAGCCAGGTGCTGCGCCTGGTGGAGGTCGGCGACACCGCCGGCGACGACCAGGCCGACAGCGGCACCAAGACGGCCGAACGGGACACCGCGCAGTCCCTGCTGCGCACCATCCTGGACCGTCGCGCCCAGTTCGAGCACGCGCTGACCCGGCTCGAGGAGGGCACCTACGGGTTCTGCGAGGGTTGCTCCGCGCCGATCCCGGTGGAGCGGCTGGAGATCTTCCCGTCCGCCACCTCCTGCGTGGCCTGCAAGCAGACCCGGGAGCGGCGGGCTGCCTGAGCGCCGCCCGAGTTGCCGGTCGGTCCGACGCGCGGTGGACTCCACCCATGGGTGAGATCAAGGTGGGCACCGCCTCGTGGACCGACCGGACCCTGCTCGACTCCGGCTGGTACCCGCAGACCGCGGACACCCCGGAGAAGCGGCTGGCCTACTACGCCCGGCAGTTCCCGCTGGTCGAGGTGGACGCCACCTACTACTCGCCGCCCGCCGAGCGGACGGCGCAGCTCTGGGTGGCCCGCACCCCGCCCGGGTTCACCTTCAACATCAAGGCGTTCAGTCTGCTGACCGGGCATCCGACCCGGGTCGCCGCGCTCTACAAGGACCTGCGCCCGGAGACCGACAAGAAGAACGTCTACCCGGACGACCTGCCGCCGCAGGCGTACGAGGAGGTCTGGACGCGTTTCCTGTCCGCCCTGGACCCGCTGGTCGAGGCGGGCCGGCTCGGCGCGCTGCTGTTCCAGTTCCCGCCCTGGTTCACCATCAAGCGGGACAACAAGCAGTACCTGCTCGAGGTGGCGAAGCGGTGCGCCCCGCTGCGCCCGGTCTTCGAGTTCCGGCACGCGTCCTGGTTCGACGGGGCGAACCGGGACGAGACGCTGGGCTTCCTGCGCCAGCACCGCCTGGCGTACGTCTGCGTAGACATGCCGCAGGGGCACCGGTCGTCGGTGCCGCCGGTGCTGGCCGCGACCGCGGACCTGGCGGTGGTCCGGTTCCACGGGCACAGCGACAAGTGGACCAGCAAGGACATCCACGAGAAGTTCGGCTACCGCTACTCCGAGCGGGAGCTGCGGGACTGGGCGCCGAAGCTGCGCGAGCTGGCCGGTGAGGCCGAGCAGACGCACGTGCTGATGAACAACTGCTACCGCGACCACGCCCAGCGCAACGGCCAGCAGTTGCAGGCCCTGCTCGGCGCGGACTGATTCACCCTGAGCGGGTGAGGCCGGCTCACCCGCTCTCCCCGGAGCATGGACAGTGTGTGCGGTCCGTCGACCGACGCGACCGCAGGCCGACAGGAGGTGTGGGCCATGACGGTGCGGGTGGTAGCGGATGCACGCCGCGGTGGGGTGCTGCACGTGGTCGGGAAGTCCGACGTGCCCCGGCGTGGCGAGCGGCCCGGTCGGTTCAGCCCGACCCGGCCCTGGCGGGGGCCCAGCGGGCCGCCGCGCCGCACCGACGACCGACGCTGGGAAACCGACGCACGGGGGTGGGCAGATGGCTGAGCAGCTGATTTCCGCGGTCGAGTCCTCATTGGACAAGACGAACCTGATCCTCAAGGACATCGAGCAGGCATACGGCTGGCCGAAGGAGCAGCGCAACCAGTCGTACGCGGCGTTGCGCACGGTGCTGCACCTGCTGCGCGACCGGATGCCGCTGCAGCAGAGCGTGGAGTTTTCTCAGCAGTTGCCGGTGCTGGTACGCGGCATCTACTTCGAAGGCTGGCAGCCGGAGAACGTGCCGATCAAGCTGAACCGGGAAGACTTCCTCTACGAGGTCCGGCAGGGCTTCCCGTACGACGTGGAGGGCGGCACGGAGCGAGTGGTGCAGGTGGTGCTGGACACCCTGCGCCAGCACGTCACCCAGGGCGAGTGGCAGGACGTCAAGTCGCAGATGCCGCGGGACCTGGGCCGGATGATTCCCTGACCGGCGCCGTCCCGGCCCGCTCCACTCCGGTGGGGCGGGCCCTCGGCGTCCGGCTGACCGGGAGGCCGGCCCGCCGGGCCAGCGCGGCGAAGGCGACCGCGTCGACGATCGCCGCGCCGCCGGGGTCGTTGTTGAAGTAGACGTACGCCGGCTCGGCGTCGCCGAACGTCTCGCCCAGCCGACGTACCCAGGACGCCAGCGCGGCCCGGCCGTAGCGTGGCCACGGGCGGGCGCGCCCCTCGTGCAGCCGCAGGTAGCCGAAGTCGGTGGTCCGCCACAGCGGCGCCACCGGCCGGCTCAGCCGGTCGGCCCAGACCAGCGCGGCCCGGCGCCGTTCGAGGACCCGCCGGGTGTCGTCGCTCCACCAGGAGGGGTGCCGGGCCTCCACCGCCACCCGCACGTCGGCGGGGAAGAGCCGCAGCGTCGCGTCGAGCGCGTCGGGGTCGGCGCGCAGGTTCGGCGGGAGTTGCACGAGCACGGGCCCGAGCCGGTCGCCGAGCCCGCTCGCCCGGCCGAGGAACCGGTCCACCGGCTCGGCCGGCTCCCGCAACCGCTTGACGTGGGTGAGGTACCGGCTCATCTTCACCGCCACGCAGAAGTCGTCGGGGGTGCGTGCCCGCCAGGCGACGAAGGTGTCCCGCTCGGGCAGCCGGTAGAAGGCGTTGTTCACCTCGACCGTGGCGAACCGATCGGCGAAGTGCTCCAGCCAGAGCCGCTGCGGCAGCTTCGCCGGGTAGAAGCACTCCCGCCAGTCCCGGTACTGCCAGCCGGAGGTGCCGACCAGGATCATTGTGATCGCGCCCTTGGAGGTTCGTTGCGGCGTACCGCTGCCGGAGGTTCAGGGCTTGTATTCGCTGCGGGTGCGGGGGAGCCATTGCGGGTGTTCATCCCGAAGGTAGCGGATCAGGCCCTCGCGGAGGTCGCAGCGGAGGTCCCAGGCGCTCGGGCCGTCGGCGGCGGAGGCCTGGATCTGGATGACCACGCTCTGTGCGGTTGCGTCGACCATCTGCAGCACCCATTGGTCGCGGTCCCAGAGTGGCGACGCCTCGACCAGCCGCCGGGCCTCCGTGCGTAGGTCATCCAGGTCGGCGGTGTGGTCCACGTGAAGTTTGATCTGGCCGACCACCCGGCTTTCGTTCCGGGTCCAGTTCTGGAACGGGCGTTCGGTGAAGTAGGTCGTGGGCAGGATGAGCACCCGGTCGTCCCAGAGTCGGATGACGACGTTGGTCAGCTTCAACTCCTCGACGCGGCCCCACTCACCCTCGATCACCAGGACGTCGCCGACGTGCAGTGAGTCAGCGAAGGCCACCTGGATTCCGGCGAAGGCGTTGCCCAGGGCGGTCCGCGCGGAGAGCCCGATCACCGCGCCGACCACTCCGGCCGATCCCAACACCGACAGACCGAACAGGCGTACCGGCCGGAAGGTGACCATGATCAGGCCGATCGCCAGGATGGTGACGACGGTCGCGGTGAGGCGCCGCACCGGCCGGATCTGGGTGCGGGCGCGCCGGATGCGGCGGTCCGAGACCGCCGCCTCCGGCAGCCGGCTGAAGATGATGCTTTCGGTGACGTACAGGGCCTTGACGATCAGCCACGCGGTACCGCCGATCAGCAGCAGCTGGACCCCGTGGCGGACTGCTCGAATCCACCAGTCCGGCCCTGTCGGCATCGCGAAGTACAGCGCTCCGAGCAGCAGCACCATGATCGCGGGACGTCGGCAGGCCCTATACAACGGCGTCAGGCACCACTGGTAGCGGCTGCGGGCGACTCGCCGGACGAGCACGCCGGTGAACCGGTCCAGCAGTAGGGCCACTCCCAGCGAGGCCAGCAGGATCGCCACCAAGCCCATCAGGCGCCGACCGATCCAGCCGTGGTGCTCATGCTCCTCCAACTCCTCGGTCAGGTTTGTCCTGTCCGAGGGTGTCACGCGAGGTCCGGCCGTGCGGTGTGCATCTGGAAACGACCAGGTCCAGGCGGGTGGCCGGCGATCGGGCACGCATGGGCACGCTGGGACGCCGCCACGCGAGCCGGCACCGCGGGACCTAGGGACCGGTCGCAGCGCCCATCCTGCGTCGGGTGGCGATGACGGTGGTGGCGACGAGGGCGGCGAGGAGCAGAGCGGTCAGGCGGGACGGCGCGGGTGTGAGGGGGGTGAGCAGCACGAGCGCCGCGGTGGACCAGTACGGCACCGTCATCTTCAGCTGCTCGTACGGGCGGATGTGCAGCGTCCAGACCGCGATCAGGTAGATGGCGACCGGCGCGGCCACCGCGTACCCGGCGGCGACGCGCCCGAGGTGTGCCGCGCCGGTCTGGTAGTCGACGTCGACGGCCAGACCCGCGCCGAGCGCGGCCGCCGACGCGAAGATCAGGTACTGGCCGTATCCCCACAGCAGCGCCACGCGCGGCGAGGTTGCCAGGTGTTCGACCGGACGGTCGAAATAGAGCCACCACATGGCGAAGACGATCACCACACCGGCACCGGCGATCGACAGCAGGGCGCTCGCCTTGGTCCCCCTGTCGAAGGCGGTCTGCACGGCGAGGCTGGCGGCGAGTACCGACTCGCCGAGCACGATGATGGTGAACAGGCCGTACCGCTCGGTTATGTGGCGCGGGTGCCAGATGATCGGAGCGGGGCGCCGGGCCCAGAACGGCAGCAGCAGTTCGGCGACGGCGACCGCCAGGAAGCCGGGCAACAGCCAGGGCCATCCGTCGGGCAGTGCCAGCCGGGCGATCCAGGCCGCCTGCAGCACGATGATGCCCACGGCATAGCGCAAGGCGGTGGCTCGCCGCTCGGGGTCGCTGTGGGCGACGCGCAACCACTGCCCGACCATCGCCAGGCGCATGATCACGTACCCGTACGTGATGACGGAGAAGTCGCCGTGGTCGAAGGCGCGGGGCACCCCACCGGCGATCACCAGCGCCCCGGCGATCTGGACGAGGGTGGTGAGCCGGTAGACGTCGTCCTCCGGGTCGTACGCGGAGGCGAACGTGGTGAAGTTCATCCACGCCCACCAGATCGCGAAGAACACCGCCGGGTAGAGGCCGATCCCGTGGCCGATGTCGGCCTCGCCCAGGTTGTGGTGCAGCCGGTCGGCGGCCTGCCGCACCGCGGCCACGAAGCACAGGTCGAAGAGCAGCTCGAGTGGAGTCACCCTCCGATACGGCTCGTCGCTGGGGCGGGCGACCATCGGCCGGTACCAGGTGCGTGACGGGGCCCGTGGATGACTCGCCGGCTGGGACATGGCAGCACCTCGGACGGCTCGCGTGCGGAACGTTCCCTGGGGCCGATCCTTCCGAAGCGCACAGGTCCCACGCGGACTCTCGCCGAAGTTGGCAGCTCGGCTCCACCGCCATGCCTGCAAGGCGCCGTGACCCGGAGGCGCGACTCGACCGTTCAGAAGAGGTCGAAGTGGAAGACCTCGAAGGCGGCGCCGTAGCGGACCCCGAGACGGGTGCCGGCGGGCCGGCTGATCCCCTCCAGGAACTCCTCCGGGTCGAGGCCGCCGTTCCCGAGCCCGCGCAGGTACTCCTCGTGCGCCCGCAGCGACGCCACGCCCCGGTCGAAGGTCGCCGTGACGTCCACCCCGTGCCGGGACTGCGGGGAGGCAGCCGCCCAGACCTGCCGTACCCGGTTCCACGGCCCGACGCCGTCGACCAGTTGCTCCCGGAAGATCCACCGGTTGCCGGCGTCGCGGACCGCGTCCAGCACCGCGCGGCCGGTGGCGATGTGGTCGGCCTGGTTGAGCGCGTACGCCCCGTCCCAGGTGTCCCGGAAGTTGTTGGTGATGACGACGTCGGGGCGGTGCCGGCGGACCACCGCGGCGATCTCGCGGCGCAGCGCGACGCCGTACTCCAGCAGGCCGTCGGGGAGGCCGAGGAACTCCACGGTCGGCACCCCGACCAGGGCGGCCGACCCGCGCTGTTCCCGCTCGCGGATCTCCCGGGTCCGTTCCGGCGGCAAGCCGTCGATGCCCGCCTCGCCGCTGGTGACCAGACAGTAGACGATCTCCTTGCCCTGCTCGGTCCAGCGGGCGACGGCCGCCGCGGCGCCGAACTCCAGGTCGTCGGGGTGCGCCACCACCGCCAGGCCGCGCTGCCAGTCCTCGGGCAGCGGCTCCAGCGGCTCGACCTCCGGTTGCGCCATGCGACCCTCCTGCCGGCCAATTCCCGGTACATCCTGACACCGCACAGCGGTCTGCGCCCGCAGGCGTGGCCTGCCGCAACGGATGGTCCAGGTTCGGGGCCCGGCGAACCGTCCGTGTCGCCGGGTTCCGACGTCTACCGTGTGGTTAGAGAAGATCGCGCGTGGGGTACCACCCGCTGCACGACGGACCCCGACGGACGACGGGGCGGCACACCCGAGGGAGCACCCATGGCACTCAACGACGACGACATGCAGACCACCAGCGGCGGCGGCCTCGAGGGCCCGGCCGACGGCGGGGCTACCCCGGGCCAGCAGGACGGTGGCGCCGACGGTGGCGCGGACCGTGGCGCGGAGCGTGGCGCCGACCAGGGGGCCGACCGTGGCGCCGAGGGGCCGGCCGACGGTGGCGCGACCCCGGGCCAGCAGGACGGTGGCGCCGACGGTGGCGCCGAGGGTCCGGCCGACGGTGGCGCGACCCCGGGCCAGCGCGACGGCGGCGCCGACGGCAGCGCCCGCTGACGGATCGTCGTGACGCACATCGACCCGCCGGGCGGCCTCGGCCGCCCGGCGGTTCTGTCTTCCGCCACCGACGCCCTCGCCCGGTGCATCTCGGTGGAACCGGCGAAGTTCGCCGCCGCCCACTGGGGCGCCGCGCCGCTGCTCTCCCGCGCCGCCGAGCTGCCCAACCCGCGCGGCTTCACCGACCTGCTCAGCCCCGCCGACGCCGACGAGCTGCTCAGCCGACGGGGTCTGCGTACCCCGTTCCTGCGGGTGGCCAGGAACGGCGAGCTCGTGCCGACGGCGCGCTACACCGGCGGCGGCGGCGCGGGCGCCGAGATCGACGACCAGGTCCTCGACGAGAAGGTCCTGGAGCTGTACGCCTCCGGCGCGACCCTGGTGCTGCAGGGCCTGCACCGGATCTGGCCCGCGCTGGTCGACTTCGCCCGGGACCTGGGCACCGCGCTGCGGCAGCCGTTGCAGGTCAACGCCTACCTGACCCCGGCCGGCAGCCAGGGCTTCGCCACCCACTACGACACCCACGACGTCTTCGTGCTCCAGGTGGACGGCCGCAAGCACTGGCGGATCCATCCGCCGGTGCTGCCCGACCCGCTGGAGAAGCAGCCCTGGGGCGGGCGGGCCGCCGAGGTCGCCGCCACCGCCGAGGGGGCCGCCGCGCTGGACGTGGTGCTCGAACCGGGCGACGCGCTCTACCTGCCCCGCGGCTGGCTGCACAGCGCCCAGGCACAGGAGTCCAGCTCGCTGCACCTGACCGTCGGCATCCGGGCGCTGACCCGGTACGCCCTGGTCGAGGAGCTGCTCGCGCTCGCCGCCGAGGACGCCCGGCTGCGTGCCGGGCTGCCCTTCGGCACCGACGTCGCCGACCCGGACGCGATCGAGCCGGAGCTGACCGAGACGGTCGAGGCGCTGCGCGACTGGCTGCTGCGGGCCGACCCCGCCGCGGTCGCCGCCCGGCTGCGCAACCGGGCCTGGCCGGCGGCCCGACCGGCGCCGATCCGCCCGCTGGCCCAGGCGGCGGCGCTGTCCACGCTGGACGCGGAGACCCGGGTCGCCCCGCGGGCCGGCCTGCGCTGGCAGCTCACCCCGACCGGGGACGGGACGGTGGCGCTGCGCCTGTTCGACCGCACCATCACCCTGCCCGGCACCTGCGAGCCGGCCCTGCGCGCCGTCCTCGCCGGCGAGGTCAGCCGGATCGGCGACCTCCCGGGCCTCGATGACGACGCCGACCGCATCGTCCTCGCCCGCCGCCTCCTCAAGGAAGCCGTCCTCACCCCCGCCTGACCACCTTCACCTCGCGGCAGCCCGCACCGGGCCTCGTTGATCATGAAGTTGTTGTCACCCGCCTGGCGTGTCACGGCAATAACTTCATGATCAACCGCAGGCGGGTGCCGCGAGGTGGGGGAGGGACGGTCAGCGGGGGGCGAGGGCGAGCAGGAGGACCGTCATCACCAGGCCGGCGGTCAGCACCACGGTGATCGGGCGGGGGCCCAGGACGGCGTGCCGGCGGTCGGCCAGGAGCCGGGCCGGCGCCAACCCCACCAGCGGCCCGAGCAGCGTCACCACCAGCCCCAGCACCGGCATCCCGACCGCCAGGTCACCGCCGGATCCGGCGCCGACCGCCCGTGCCCCCACCCCCAGAACGTACGCGACGACGGCTCCGCCGACCCCGCAGAGCACCAGCAGCGGGTTGAGCGAGCCCGGCAGCTCACCCGGCTGACGGGTGCGGTCCAGCAGCTCCCGGACCCCGTGCAGCAGCGGCACCGGGTCACCGGACGCGTCCCGGGCCGGGCCGGGCGGATCACCCAGCCGCCGCGCGCTCGCCCCCAGCCGGGTCCGCAGCTCCTGCCACAGGTGCGCGGCCTCGGCGTCGACCCGCTCCACCAGCTCCCGCGCCTCGGCCGCCTCCGCCCCGGCGCGGCGTACCTGCGCGGT from Micromonospora kangleipakensis includes these protein-coding regions:
- a CDS encoding low temperature requirement protein A; the encoded protein is MTPLELLFDLCFVAAVRQAADRLHHNLGEADIGHGIGLYPAVFFAIWWAWMNFTTFASAYDPEDDVYRLTTLVQIAGALVIAGGVPRAFDHGDFSVITYGYVIMRLAMVGQWLRVAHSDPERRATALRYAVGIIVLQAAWIARLALPDGWPWLLPGFLAVAVAELLLPFWARRPAPIIWHPRHITERYGLFTIIVLGESVLAASLAVQTAFDRGTKASALLSIAGAGVVIVFAMWWLYFDRPVEHLATSPRVALLWGYGQYLIFASAAALGAGLAVDVDYQTGAAHLGRVAAGYAVAAPVAIYLIAVWTLHIRPYEQLKMTVPYWSTAALVLLTPLTPAPSRLTALLLAALVATTVIATRRRMGAATGP
- a CDS encoding DUF2267 domain-containing protein, with protein sequence MAEQLISAVESSLDKTNLILKDIEQAYGWPKEQRNQSYAALRTVLHLLRDRMPLQQSVEFSQQLPVLVRGIYFEGWQPENVPIKLNREDFLYEVRQGFPYDVEGGTERVVQVVLDTLRQHVTQGEWQDVKSQMPRDLGRMIP
- a CDS encoding uridine kinase, whose amino-acid sequence is MRARPITPDRLVAELTDRLAGTAVPGRLRVAVDGPPAAGPDALAAALVDPLRAAGRPVLHVLAADFLRPASLRLEQGRTNPDAYYEGWVDETGLRREVLDPAGADGSGRLLPSLWDAATDRASRAGYVELPAGGVVLVSGALLLGGGLPFDITVHLALSPAALARRTDPELRWTLPAFARYADEVAPASFADVVVRVDDPRHPAVVEPGDAG
- a CDS encoding winged helix-turn-helix domain-containing protein, with the translated sequence MSVVAISPRPHRPGRTDWAAPPRPRTEPTLTITLEIAAGALTPGLARLVDLLGELAETGEGVLHHETSGPALAGRPRAAVPIGPPTHPALVAGPPAPQAGPDPVRILAGSRIVRQGPREIPLTRIEYDLLLFLAEHPRRVFTRRQLLAGVWGYEHAVARTVDVHVRRLRAKLGADTPLVTTVYGVGYRLADEARVEVDRER
- a CDS encoding TraR/DksA family transcriptional regulator — its product is MLVHDTVATGRSQAEIDQIRQSLRSRYDELTAEYDQAVLQSQVLRLVEVGDTAGDDQADSGTKTAERDTAQSLLRTILDRRAQFEHALTRLEEGTYGFCEGCSAPIPVERLEIFPSATSCVACKQTRERRAA
- a CDS encoding mechanosensitive ion channel family protein, which produces MTPSDRTNLTEELEEHEHHGWIGRRLMGLVAILLASLGVALLLDRFTGVLVRRVARSRYQWCLTPLYRACRRPAIMVLLLGALYFAMPTGPDWWIRAVRHGVQLLLIGGTAWLIVKALYVTESIIFSRLPEAAVSDRRIRRARTQIRPVRRLTATVVTILAIGLIMVTFRPVRLFGLSVLGSAGVVGAVIGLSARTALGNAFAGIQVAFADSLHVGDVLVIEGEWGRVEELKLTNVVIRLWDDRVLILPTTYFTERPFQNWTRNESRVVGQIKLHVDHTADLDDLRTEARRLVEASPLWDRDQWVLQMVDATAQSVVIQIQASAADGPSAWDLRCDLREGLIRYLRDEHPQWLPRTRSEYKP
- a CDS encoding winged helix-turn-helix domain-containing protein — its product is MSVSPASSRAGWHTSQPAVPGRPPGGQRRPANTAAPVLTVTLSIPLACEESLTPPARRLLEAAREMLERGDAVITSGAGPVERRADPVPAGRSPSRPLAPTIPTLHILAASRSVLRDGEPLPLTRLEFDLLLHLVAHPRRVFTRLQLLNAVWGYEHAGVRTVDVHVRRLRGKVGVDVPLVTTVYGVGYRLSDDARVTIDRTG
- a CDS encoding DUF72 domain-containing protein, whose translation is MGEIKVGTASWTDRTLLDSGWYPQTADTPEKRLAYYARQFPLVEVDATYYSPPAERTAQLWVARTPPGFTFNIKAFSLLTGHPTRVAALYKDLRPETDKKNVYPDDLPPQAYEEVWTRFLSALDPLVEAGRLGALLFQFPPWFTIKRDNKQYLLEVAKRCAPLRPVFEFRHASWFDGANRDETLGFLRQHRLAYVCVDMPQGHRSSVPPVLAATADLAVVRFHGHSDKWTSKDIHEKFGYRYSERELRDWAPKLRELAGEAEQTHVLMNNCYRDHAQRNGQQLQALLGAD
- a CDS encoding PIG-L deacetylase family protein, whose amino-acid sequence is MAQPEVEPLEPLPEDWQRGLAVVAHPDDLEFGAAAAVARWTEQGKEIVYCLVTSGEAGIDGLPPERTREIREREQRGSAALVGVPTVEFLGLPDGLLEYGVALRREIAAVVRRHRPDVVITNNFRDTWDGAYALNQADHIATGRAVLDAVRDAGNRWIFREQLVDGVGPWNRVRQVWAAASPQSRHGVDVTATFDRGVASLRAHEEYLRGLGNGGLDPEEFLEGISRPAGTRLGVRYGAAFEVFHFDLF
- a CDS encoding DUF72 domain-containing protein; the encoded protein is MILVGTSGWQYRDWRECFYPAKLPQRLWLEHFADRFATVEVNNAFYRLPERDTFVAWRARTPDDFCVAVKMSRYLTHVKRLREPAEPVDRFLGRASGLGDRLGPVLVQLPPNLRADPDALDATLRLFPADVRVAVEARHPSWWSDDTRRVLERRRAALVWADRLSRPVAPLWRTTDFGYLRLHEGRARPWPRYGRAALASWVRRLGETFGDAEPAYVYFNNDPGGAAIVDAVAFAALARRAGLPVSRTPRARPTGVERAGTAPVRESSGPGPAASAT
- a CDS encoding cupin domain-containing protein; translated protein: MTHIDPPGGLGRPAVLSSATDALARCISVEPAKFAAAHWGAAPLLSRAAELPNPRGFTDLLSPADADELLSRRGLRTPFLRVARNGELVPTARYTGGGGAGAEIDDQVLDEKVLELYASGATLVLQGLHRIWPALVDFARDLGTALRQPLQVNAYLTPAGSQGFATHYDTHDVFVLQVDGRKHWRIHPPVLPDPLEKQPWGGRAAEVAATAEGAAALDVVLEPGDALYLPRGWLHSAQAQESSSLHLTVGIRALTRYALVEELLALAAEDARLRAGLPFGTDVADPDAIEPELTETVEALRDWLLRADPAAVAARLRNRAWPAARPAPIRPLAQAAALSTLDAETRVAPRAGLRWQLTPTGDGTVALRLFDRTITLPGTCEPALRAVLAGEVSRIGDLPGLDDDADRIVLARRLLKEAVLTPA